One window from the genome of Streptomyces sp. WZ-12 encodes:
- a CDS encoding M16 family metallopeptidase, protein MGHTATEQAGSGGLTATEHRLANGLRVVLSEDHLTPVAAVCLWYDVGSRHEVKGRTGLAHLFEHLMFQGSAQVKGNGHFELVQGAGGSLNGTTSFERTNYFETMPAHELELALWLEADRMGSLLTALDEESLENQRDVVKNERRQRYDNVPYGTAFEKLTAMAYPEGHPYHHTPIGSMADLDAASLEDARAFFRTYYAPNNAVLSIVGDIDPEQTLAWVEKYFGSIPSHDGKQPPRDGSLPETIGGQLRTVVEEDVPARALMAAYRLPHDGTREADAADVALTILGGGESSRLYNRLVRRDRSAVAAGFGLLRLAGAPSLGWLDVKASGGAEVPAIEAAVDEELARFAEEGPTPEEMERAQAQLEREWLDRLATVSGRADELCRYAVLFGDPQLALSAVQRVLDISPLEVQAAAKARLRPDNRAALVYEPTAQPDAAGTEEEEAAK, encoded by the coding sequence ATGGGTCACACGGCCACAGAACAAGCCGGCTCCGGCGGCCTGACAGCGACCGAGCACCGGCTGGCCAATGGCCTGCGCGTGGTGCTCTCCGAAGACCATCTGACGCCGGTGGCGGCCGTCTGCCTGTGGTACGACGTCGGCTCGCGCCACGAGGTGAAGGGCCGTACGGGCCTGGCGCACCTCTTCGAGCACCTGATGTTCCAGGGGTCCGCGCAGGTGAAGGGCAACGGCCACTTCGAACTCGTCCAGGGTGCCGGTGGCTCGCTCAACGGGACCACCAGTTTCGAGCGCACCAACTACTTCGAGACCATGCCCGCCCACGAGCTGGAGCTCGCGCTCTGGCTGGAGGCGGACCGGATGGGCTCGCTGCTGACCGCGCTCGACGAGGAATCCCTGGAGAACCAGCGCGACGTCGTCAAGAACGAGCGCCGCCAGCGCTACGACAACGTCCCTTACGGCACGGCCTTCGAGAAGTTGACGGCCATGGCCTACCCGGAGGGCCACCCCTACCACCACACCCCCATCGGGTCGATGGCCGATCTCGACGCCGCCTCCCTGGAGGACGCGCGGGCCTTCTTCCGCACCTACTACGCGCCCAACAACGCGGTCCTGTCCATCGTGGGCGACATCGACCCCGAGCAGACGCTGGCCTGGGTGGAGAAGTACTTCGGCTCGATCCCCTCGCACGACGGCAAGCAGCCGCCGCGCGACGGCAGCCTGCCCGAGACCATCGGCGGCCAACTCCGCACGGTCGTCGAGGAGGACGTCCCCGCGCGTGCCCTGATGGCCGCCTACCGCCTCCCGCACGACGGCACCCGCGAGGCCGACGCCGCCGACGTGGCGCTCACCATCCTGGGCGGTGGCGAGTCCTCCCGCCTGTACAACCGCCTGGTGCGCCGCGACCGCAGCGCCGTCGCCGCCGGCTTCGGCCTGCTGCGGCTGGCCGGTGCGCCCTCACTGGGCTGGCTGGACGTGAAGGCATCCGGTGGCGCGGAGGTCCCCGCCATCGAGGCCGCCGTCGACGAGGAGTTGGCCCGCTTCGCCGAAGAGGGGCCGACCCCGGAGGAGATGGAGCGGGCCCAGGCCCAACTGGAGCGCGAATGGCTGGACCGGCTCGCCACGGTCAGCGGCCGCGCCGACGAACTGTGCCGCTACGCCGTCCTGTTCGGCGACCCGCAGCTCGCGCTGTCCGCCGTCCAGCGGGTCCTGGACATCAGCCCGTTGGAGGTGCAGGCGGCCGCCAAGGCCCGGCTGCGCCCCGACAACCGCGCCGCGCTCGTCTACGAGCCCACGGCGCAGCCCGACGCCGCCGGCACCGAGGAAGAGGAGGCGGCCAAGTGA
- a CDS encoding HPr family phosphocarrier protein has translation MAERRVNVGWAEGLHARPASIFVRAATASGVPMTISKADGNPVNAASMLAVLGLGAQGGEEIVLASEAEGAEAALDRLAKLVAEGLEELPETV, from the coding sequence ATGGCTGAGCGCCGCGTCAATGTCGGTTGGGCCGAGGGGCTGCACGCCCGCCCCGCGTCGATCTTCGTCCGAGCGGCCACCGCCTCCGGTGTCCCGATGACGATCTCCAAGGCCGACGGCAACCCGGTGAACGCCGCCTCCATGCTGGCGGTCCTGGGCCTGGGCGCCCAGGGTGGCGAGGAGATCGTGCTCGCCTCCGAGGCCGAGGGCGCCGAGGCCGCGCTCGACCGCCTGGCGAAGCTGGTCGCCGAGGGCCTTGAGGAGCTTCCCGAGACCGTCTGA
- a CDS encoding M16 family metallopeptidase — MSAMQFHPQPKGGAPKPWAFPAPERSQLANGLTLLTSHRPGQQVVAVEVNLVAPLAAEPEGLDGVATIMARAFSEGTDKHTAEEFAAELERCGATLDAHADHPGVRVSLEVPASRLPRALGLLADALRAPAFPDDEVERLVRNRLDEIPHELANPARRAAMALSKELFPATSRMSRPRQGTEETIARIDAAAVRAFYDAHIRPATGTAVIVGDFTDVDLDAALADTLGAWTGSTAQPSKPLPVVADDTGRVVIVDRPGAVQTQLLIGRVGADRHDQVWPAQVLGTYCLGGTLTSRLDRVLREEKGYTYGVRAFGQVLRSSAPSSPEGATGAALLAISGSVDTASTGPALQDLWTVLRTLAAEGLTDAERDVAVQNLVGVAPLKYETAAAVAGTLADQVEQQLPDDYQAQLYVRLAETGTVEATAAVVNAFPADRLVTVLVGDAAQIAEPVKALGIGEVTVVSG, encoded by the coding sequence ATGAGCGCTATGCAGTTCCACCCGCAGCCCAAGGGCGGCGCGCCCAAGCCGTGGGCCTTCCCGGCGCCCGAGCGCAGCCAGTTGGCCAACGGGCTGACCCTGCTGACCAGCCACCGCCCCGGGCAGCAGGTCGTCGCCGTGGAGGTCAACCTCGTCGCCCCGCTGGCCGCCGAGCCCGAGGGCCTCGACGGCGTCGCCACGATCATGGCCCGGGCCTTCTCCGAGGGCACCGACAAGCACACCGCCGAGGAGTTCGCCGCCGAACTGGAGCGCTGCGGCGCCACGTTGGACGCGCATGCCGACCACCCCGGTGTGCGGGTCTCTCTGGAGGTCCCGGCCTCCCGTCTGCCGCGCGCCCTCGGCCTGCTCGCCGACGCACTGCGCGCCCCCGCCTTCCCCGACGACGAGGTCGAGCGGCTGGTCCGCAACCGCCTCGACGAGATCCCGCACGAGTTGGCCAACCCGGCCCGGCGCGCGGCCATGGCGCTGTCCAAGGAGCTGTTCCCGGCCACCTCCCGGATGTCCCGGCCCCGTCAGGGCACCGAGGAGACCATCGCCCGGATCGACGCGGCCGCCGTGCGTGCCTTCTACGACGCGCACATCCGGCCCGCCACCGGCACCGCCGTCATCGTCGGCGACTTCACCGACGTCGACCTGGACGCGGCGCTGGCCGACACCCTGGGCGCTTGGACGGGCTCCACCGCGCAGCCGTCGAAGCCCTTGCCGGTCGTCGCCGACGACACCGGCCGCGTGGTGATCGTCGACCGCCCCGGTGCCGTCCAGACCCAGCTCCTCATCGGACGGGTCGGCGCCGACCGGCACGACCAGGTGTGGCCCGCCCAGGTGCTCGGCACGTACTGCCTGGGTGGCACCCTCACGTCCCGTCTGGACCGGGTGCTGCGCGAGGAGAAGGGCTACACCTACGGGGTGCGCGCCTTCGGCCAGGTATTGCGCTCCTCCGCCCCGTCCTCCCCGGAGGGCGCCACCGGCGCCGCCCTGCTCGCCATCAGCGGGTCGGTGGACACCGCCTCCACCGGGCCGGCCCTCCAGGACCTCTGGACGGTGCTGCGCACCCTCGCGGCCGAGGGGCTGACCGACGCCGAGCGCGACGTCGCCGTGCAGAACCTCGTCGGCGTGGCCCCGCTCAAGTACGAGACCGCCGCCGCGGTCGCCGGGACCCTGGCCGACCAGGTGGAGCAGCAGCTCCCGGACGACTACCAGGCGCAGTTGTACGTCCGACTCGCGGAGACCGGCACGGTCGAGGCGACCGCGGCGGTCGTCAACGCCTTCCCGGCGGACCGGCTGGTGACGGTCCTGGTGGGCGACGCGGCGCAGATCGCCGAGCCCGTCAAGGCGTTGGGCATCGGCGAGGTGACCGTCGTCAGCGGCTGA
- a CDS encoding GntR family transcriptional regulator produces MRSHISAHAVCTAIRDDIVSGLLAPGSRLIEDILAARYGVSRVPVREALRTLQSEGFVTSRHHAGACVAELTEQEAADLLDMRALIEPLGAARAAARRTTAHLKVLRGLVRLGRERARHGHLADLRQLDGWFHETLAQAAGSPSLTALLTQLRRKIEWTYVIEPPTRVTDAWDEHGAVLDAVARGDAERARTLMAAHIERSLPVYRLRRHASAVREAKRPVNTARVRA; encoded by the coding sequence ATGCGAAGCCACATTTCCGCGCACGCGGTGTGTACGGCGATTCGGGACGATATCGTCTCCGGTCTGCTCGCGCCGGGGAGCCGGCTGATCGAGGACATTCTCGCCGCGCGGTACGGCGTCTCCCGGGTCCCGGTGAGGGAAGCGCTGCGCACCCTCCAGTCCGAAGGTTTCGTCACCTCCCGGCACCATGCGGGCGCCTGCGTCGCCGAGCTCACCGAGCAGGAGGCCGCCGACCTCCTCGACATGCGCGCCCTCATAGAGCCGCTGGGTGCCGCCCGCGCCGCGGCCCGCCGCACCACCGCCCACCTGAAGGTGCTGCGCGGCCTGGTGCGGCTCGGCCGCGAACGGGCCCGCCACGGCCACCTCGCCGACCTGCGTCAGCTTGACGGTTGGTTCCATGAGACGCTCGCCCAGGCGGCCGGTAGCCCCAGCCTCACGGCGCTCCTCACCCAACTGCGACGCAAGATCGAGTGGACCTACGTCATCGAGCCGCCTACCCGGGTCACCGATGCGTGGGACGAACACGGCGCCGTGCTTGACGCCGTCGCCCGGGGGGACGCGGAGCGGGCGCGCACCCTCATGGCGGCGCACATCGAACGGTCGCTCCCGGTGTACCGACTGCGGCGCCACGCTTCCGCTGTGAGGGAGGCGAAACGCCCCGTCAACACGGCACGCGTCCGCGCTTAA
- a CDS encoding M23 family metallopeptidase: MAFTRATGKHRRASRTARTTRNLAGIATLAASGVVASVASPALAATGEPTAHDTGLQHAVELGDELAVRIEAQADTQQAAAEAAEVRAKAEVEAKRLAEMAKKKADEERAAKVRAAREAERKRLNTFVAPVTGSYVSTAYKASSGLWSSGSHTGIDFHAAYGTQVHAVSAGTVVEAGWGGAYGNNIVIRMNDGTYTQYGHLSSIGVTVGQSVTPGQQIALSGNTGNTTGPHLHFEARTGPDYGSDIDPVAYLRAHGVSV; this comes from the coding sequence ATGGCGTTCACCCGTGCCACCGGGAAGCACCGCCGTGCGAGCCGCACCGCTCGCACGACCCGCAACCTCGCCGGCATAGCCACCCTCGCGGCCTCCGGAGTCGTCGCCTCGGTGGCGTCCCCCGCGCTGGCCGCCACGGGCGAGCCGACCGCCCACGACACCGGCCTCCAGCACGCCGTCGAGCTCGGTGACGAACTCGCCGTCCGGATCGAGGCCCAGGCGGACACGCAGCAGGCGGCCGCCGAGGCCGCCGAGGTCAGGGCGAAGGCCGAGGTCGAGGCCAAGCGGCTGGCCGAGATGGCGAAGAAGAAGGCCGACGAGGAGCGTGCGGCCAAGGTGCGCGCCGCCCGCGAGGCCGAGCGCAAGCGCCTCAACACCTTCGTCGCTCCCGTGACCGGTTCCTACGTCTCCACCGCGTACAAGGCGTCCAGCGGCCTGTGGTCCTCGGGCAGCCACACCGGCATCGACTTCCACGCCGCCTACGGGACGCAGGTCCACGCCGTGAGTGCCGGCACCGTCGTCGAGGCCGGCTGGGGTGGCGCGTACGGCAACAACATCGTGATCCGGATGAACGACGGTACGTACACCCAGTACGGCCACCTCTCCTCGATCGGGGTGACGGTCGGGCAGTCCGTCACTCCGGGGCAGCAGATCGCCCTCTCCGGCAACACCGGCAACACCACCGGCCCGCACCTCCACTTCGAGGCCCGGACCGGCCCCGACTACGGCTCGGACATCGACCCGGTCGCCTACCTCCGCGCGCACGGCGTCAGCGTCTGA